A window from Pempheris klunzingeri isolate RE-2024b unplaced genomic scaffold, fPemKlu1.hap1 Scaffold_148, whole genome shotgun sequence encodes these proteins:
- the LOC139225389 gene encoding sulfate transporter-like, with translation MTHGDEEDGAESDQQQPLILARLEKETAKGWQSVVSHRLKKHCLCTPKKAKTKVLGFVPILKWLPRYQLREWLLGDAMSGLIVGILLVPQSIAYSLLASQDPIYGLYTSFFSSIIYAFLGTSKHISVGIFGVLCLLVGQVVDRELALAGYVTESSSIGSNSSAILLAGQGNGSVALECDRSCYAITVGATVTFTAGVYQVLMGIFQVGFVSVYLSDSLLSGFATGASLTILTSQFKYLLGLKIPRPQGWFTLFKTWYNLLINLGNTNICDLVTSLVCLLILIPTKELNDRFKAKLKAPIPFELFVVIIATLASHFGRFNIDYGSGVAGNIPTGFLPPQLPMWSLIPNVAVDAFSIAIVGFAITVSLSEMFAKKHGYTVDANQEMYAIGFCNILPSFFRCFTTSAALTKSLVKESTGCQTQVSGLVSALVLLLVLLVIAPLFYSLQKCVLAVIIVVNLRGALRKFTDVPRMWRVNRVDTAIWVITMATSALVNTELGLLVGVLVSALCVLGRTQRAQVLELGQATNREHYEDLSSYHGLQTHPGVAVFRYEAPIYYANQSLFKKCLYRCAGLDPVKEKTRRMKLTKKSKQQAEDTGVANMKSDEKNAADNEDEVEAGAPVTLILDKKSSRRLHSLVIDCSAILFLDTAGVNALKEVRKDYGELGIKVVLAQCSASVLDDLERGGYYTDKKEYDGENKTIFFTIGDAVRYAQSLSTPNGDYDRKC, from the exons ATGACTCATGGCGATGAGGAAGATGGAGCTGAAAGcgaccagcagcagcctctcaTTCTGGCGAGACTGGAGAAAGAAACGGCCAAAGGCTGGCAATCTGTCGTGTCACATCGGCTTAAGAAACACTGCTTGTGCACCCCAAAGAAAGCAAAAACCAAAGTTCTGGGCTTTGTCCCGATTCTGAAATGGTTGCCTCGCTACCAGCTCAGGGAATGGCTGCTGGGCGATGCCATGTCAGGACTGATTGTTGGAATCCTATTGGTCCCCCAGTCCATAGCGTACTCCTTACTGGCCAGCCAGGACCCCATATATGGTCTCTATACTTCgttcttctcctccatcatctaTGCTTTCTTGGGCACGTCTAAACACATCTCAGTGGGGATTTTTGGGGTGCTCTGCCTGCTCGTGGGTCAGGTTGTGGATAGAGAGTTGGCTCTGGCGGGATACGTCACGGAAAGCAGCAGCATCGGTAGTAACAGTAGTGCCATTCTGCTGGCTGGCCAGGGGAATGGCAGCGTTGCTTTGGAATGTGACAGAAGCTGCTATGCAATCACAGTGGGAGCTACAGTTACCTTTACTGCTGGGGTTTACCAG GTACTAATGGGCATTTTCCAGGTAGGCTTTGTCTCCGTCTATCTCTCCGACTCCCTTCTCAGTGGCTTCGCTACAGGAGCCTCCCTGACCATCCTTACTTCCCAGTTCAAGTACCTTCTTGGCCTGAAAATCCCCAGGCCCCAGGGCTGGTTCACGCTGTTTAAGACCTGGTACAACCTGCTCATCAACCTGGGAAACACCAACATTTGTGACTTGGTGACCAGTCTGGTGTGCTTGCTGATACTGATACCCACCAAGGAGCTCAACGATCGCTTCAAAGCCAAGCTAAAG GCTCCAATTCCCTTTGAGCTCTTTGTGGTGATAATTGCGACACTGGCCTCTCACTTTGGTCGCTTCAATATCGACTATGGGTCGGGCGTGGCTGGCAACATCCCCACGGGCTTCCTCCCTCCCCAGCTGCCCATGTGGTCTCTGATCCCCAATGTGGCCGTTGACGCCTTCTCCATTGCCATCGTGGGATTCGCcatcactgtctcactgtcGGAGATGTTTGCCAAAAAGCACGGTTACACAGTGGATGCCAACCAGGAGATGTACGCCATTGGCTTCTGCAACATCCTGCCATCGTTCTTCCGCTGCTTCACCACCAGTGCAGCACTAACTAAAAGCCTCGTCAAGGAGTCAACGGGGTGCCAGACTCAGGTGTCTGGGCTGGTCAGCGCCCttgtcctgctgctggtgctgctggttaTCGCACCGCTCTTCTATTCCCTTCAAAA ATGTGTATTAGCTGTCATCATTGTGGTTAACCTCCGCGGAGCTTTACGAAAATTCACAGACGTTCCCCGCATGTGGCGAGTCAACCGCGTCGATACTGCCATCTGGGTGATCACCATGGCGACCTCAGCGCTGGTCAATACAGAGCTGGGTCTCCTTGTGGGGGTCCTGGTGTCAGCCCTCTGTGTCCTTGGCCGAACTCAGAGAGCCCAGGTCCTAGAGCTCGGCCAGGCTACAAACAGGGAACATTATGAGGACCTGTCATCTTACCACGGCCTTCAAACGCATCCCGGAGTGGCTGTTTTTAGATATGAGGCTCCAATCTATTATGCCAACCAGAGCCTGTTCAAAAAATGTCTCTACAGGTGTGCAGGGCTCGATCCTGTGAAGGAGAAAACTCGCCGTATGAAGCTCACGAAGAAGAGCAAACAACAAGCTGAGGACACAGGAGTCGCAAATATGAAGTCAGACGAGAAGAATGCTGCGGATAACGAGGATGAGGTCGAAGCTGGTGCGCCTGTAACCTTGATACTTGACAAGAAATCTTCCCGTAGATTACACAGCTTGGTGATCGACTGCAGCGCCATCTTGTTTCTAGATACGGCTGGAGTGAATGCTCTGAAAGAGGTCCGCAAAGATTACGGAGAACTTGGGATCAAGGTTGTCCTGGCCCAGTGTAGTGCCTCAGTACTGGACGATCTGGAAAGAGGGGGATACTACACTGACAAAAAAGAATATGATGGAGAGAACAAAACCATATTCTTCACCATTGGAGACGCTGTCCGCTACGCCCAAAGCCTTTCAACTCCTAACGGAGATTATGACAGAAAATGCTAA